From Chryseobacterium sp. IHB B 17019, one genomic window encodes:
- a CDS encoding microviridin/marinostatin family tricyclic proteinase inhibitor: MEEKKSKKPFFASFLEKQVEDPEKIKGGSGSITSALEDNITGALKDSITSALLDNITKPGSDNVTMKYPSDGDEGGDAV; the protein is encoded by the coding sequence ATGGAAGAAAAAAAATCAAAAAAGCCTTTCTTCGCTTCATTCCTTGAAAAACAAGTTGAAGATCCGGAGAAAATCAAAGGAGGTTCAGGAAGTATTACTTCTGCCTTGGAAGATAATATAACAGGAGCATTGAAGGATAGTATAACTTCTGCGCTTTTGGATAATATCACAAAGCCGGGAAGTGATAACGTTACGATGAAATATCCATCAGACGGCGACGAAGGCGGAGACGCTGTATAA